One Sporosarcina sp. FSL W8-0480 genomic window, TGGCAAGCGTTGTCCGGAATTATTGGGCGTAAAGCGCGCGCAGACGGTCCTTTAAGTCTGATGTGAAAGCCCACGGCTCAACCGTGGAGGGTCATTGGAAACTGGAGGACTTGAGTACAGAAGAGGAAAGTGGAATTCCACGTGTAGCGGTGAAATGCGTAGAGATGTGGAGGAACACCAGTGGCGAAGGCGACTTTCTGGTCTGTAACTGACGTTGAGGCGCGAAAGCGTGGGGAGCAAACAGGATTAGATACCCTGGTAGTCCACGCCGTAAACGATGAGTGCTAAGTGTTAGGGGGTTTCCGCCCCTTAGTGCTGCAGCTAACGCATTAAGCACTCCGCCTGGGGAGTACGGCCGCAAGGCTGAAACTCAAAGGAATTGACGGGGACCCGCACAAGCGGTGGAGCATGTGGTTTAATTCGAAGCAACGCGAAGAACCTTACCAGGTCTTGACATCCCGCTGACCGGCATGGAGACATGTCTTTCCCTTCGGGGACAGCGGTGACAGGTGGTGCATGGTTGTCGTCAGCTCGTGTCGTGAGATGTTGGGTTAAGTCCCGCAACGAGCGCAACCCTTGATCTTAGTTGCCAGCATTCAGTTGGGCACTCTAAGGTGACTGCCGGTGACAAACCGGAGGAAGGTGGGGATGACGTCAAATCATCATGCCCCTTATGACCTGGGCTACACACGTGCTACAATGGACGATACAAAGGGCTGCGAACCCGCGAGGGGGAGCCAATCCCATAAAATCGTTCCCAGTTCGGATTGCAGGCTGCAACTCGCCTGCATGAAGCCGGAATCGCTAGTAATCGTGGATCAGCATGCCACGGTGAATACGTTCCCGGGTCTTGTACACACCGCCCGTCACACCACGAGAGTTTGTAACACCCGAAGTCGGTGGGGTAACCCTTACGGGAGCCAGCCGCCGAAGGTGGGACAGATGATTGGGGTGAAGTCGTAACAAGGTAGCCGTATCGGAAGGTGCGGCTGGATCACCTCCTTTCTAAGGATAATTACGGAATATGAACCTCCGGTTCATACGTTGACGTTTTGCGTTCAGTTTTGAAGGCTCATTTTAATTAATGTAACTTCATATAACCCGGAAGGGGCCTATAGCTCAGCTGGTTAGAGCGCACGCCTGATAAGCGTGAGGTCGGTGGTTCGAGTCCACTTAGGCCCACCATTAATACTCCGGGGCCTTAGCTCAGCTGGGAGAGCGCCTGCCTTGCACGCAGGAGGTCAGCGGTTCGATCCCGCTAGGCTCCACCATATACTCTAAAGAGAGTATTTTGTTCATTGAAAACTGGATAAAACGACATTGAAGCAACAAAACATCAAGTAATCAACCGAGTCGATCACTTTGTGATTGAACGATACTTTTTTAACGAGTTTGTATGTATATATCGCTATATACTACTACTCACCCGAGGGTTTCGAGAAGCAAGCAGGACGAGGAAGCGACCGAACGAGGACCGGAACGTGCTTAGGCACATGAGGACCGGAGTGAAGGAGCTGACGAAGTAATGCGCCGCTTATCGAAAGCCGTATGAAGGTTAAGTTAGAAAGGGCGCACGGCGGATGCCTTGGCACTAGGAGCCTATGAAGGACGGCACTAACACCGATATGCTTCGGGGAGCTGTAAGTAAGCATTGATCCGAAGATTTCCGAATGGGGAAACCCACTGCCCGTAATGGGGCAGTACGTTCACGTGAATACATAGCGTGAACGAGGCACACCCGGAGAACTGAAACATCTAAGTATCCGGAGGAAGAGAAAGAAAAATCGATTCCCTAAGTAGCGGCGAGCGAAACGGGAAGAGCCCAAACCAGGAAGCTTGCTTCCTGGGGTTGTAGGACACTCTATACGGAGTTACAAAGGGATGGATTAGACGAAGCGACCTGGAAAGGTCCGCCATAGCGGGTAAAAGCCCCGTAGTCGAAAGTCCATCCCCTCCAGAGTGGATCCTGAGTACGGCGGAACACGTGAAATTCCGTCGGAATCCGGGAGGACCATCTCCCAAGGCTAAATACTCCCTAGTGACCGATAGTGAACCAGTACCGTGAGGGAAAGGTGAAAAGCACCCCGGAAGGGGAGTGAAAGAGAACCTGAAACCGTGTGCCTACAAGTTGTCAGAGCCCGTTAATGGGTGATGGCGTGCCTTTTGTAGAATGAACCGGCGAGTTACGATTCCATGCAAGGTTAAGCAGAGAATGCGGAGCCGCAGCGAAAGCGAGTCTGAATAGGGCGAATGAGTATGGGGTCGTAGACCCGAAACCAGGTGATCTACCCATGTCCAGGGTGAAGGTAAGGTAACACTTACTGGAGGCCCGAACCCACGTACGTTGAAAAGTGCGGGGATGAGGTGTGGGTAGCGGTGAAATTCCAATCGAACCTGGAGATAGCTGGTTCTCTCCGAAATAGCTTTAGGGCTAGCCTCAAACGAAAGAATCTCGGAGGTAGAGCACTGTTTGGACTAGGGGCCCATCCCGGGTTACCGAATTCAGACAAACTCCGAATGCCGATGATTTATGTTTGGGAGTCAGACTGCGGGTGATAAGATCCGTAGTCGAGAGGGAAACAGCCCAGACCGCCAGTTAAGGTCCCCAAGTATCCGTTAAGTGGAAAAGGATGTGGCGCTGCCCAGACAACCAGGATGTTGGCTTAGAAGCAGCCACCATTTAAAGAGTGCGTAATAGCTCACTGGTCGAGTGGCGCTGCGCCGAAAATGTACCGGGGCTAAACGGATCACCGAAACTGCGGATTGACACCTTTGGTGTCAGTGGTAGGAGAGCGTTCCAAGGGCGTCGAAGCCAGATCGTAAGGACTGGTGGAGCGCTTGGAAGTGAGAATGCCGGTATGAGTAGCGAAAGAAGGGTGAGAATCCCTTCCACCGAATGCCTAAGGTTTCCTGAGGAAGGCTCGTCCGCTCAGGGTTAGTCGGGACCTAAGTCGAGGCCGAAAGGCGTAGACGATGGAGAACAGGTTGATATTCCTGTACCACCTCCCCGCCGTTATCAGCAATGGGGGGACGCAGAAGGATAGGGTGAGCGCGCTGTTGGTCATGCGCGTCTAAGCAGTGAGGTGTGGAACGAGGCAAATCCCGTTCCTATAACATTGAGCTGTGACAGCAAGGGGAATTTTCCCCGGAGTCCCTGATTTCACACTGCCAAGAAAAGCCTCTAGCGAGGCGGGAGGTGCCCGTACCGCAAACCGACACAGGTAGGCGAGGAGAGAATCCTAAGGTGATCGAGAGAACTCTCGTTAAGGAACTCGGCAAAATGACCCCGTAACTTCGGGAGAAGGGGTGCTCTGGTAGGGTGTTAAAGCCCGAGAGAGCCGCAGTGAATAGGCCCAGGCGACTGTTTAGCAAAAACACAGGTCTCTGCAAAACCGTAAGGTGACGTATAGGGGCTGACGCCTGCCCGGTGCTGGAAGGTTAAGAGGAGAGGTCAGCGCAAGCGAAGCTTTGAATTGAAGCCCCAGTAAACGGCGGCCGTAACTATAACGGTCCTAAGGTAGCGAAATTCCTTGTCGGGTAAGTTCCGACCCGCACGAAAGGCGTAACGATCTGGGCACTGTCTCAACGAGAGACTCGGTGAAATTATAATATGCGTGAAGATGCGCATTACCCGCGACAGGACGGAAAGACCCCGTGGAGCTTTACTGTAGCCTGATATTGAATTCCGGTGCAGCCTGTACAGGATAGGTAGGAGCCTTGGAATCCGGAGCGCCAGCTTCGGAGGAGGCAATGGTGGGATACTACCCTGGCTGTATTGGACTTCTAACCCTTGCCCGTGATCCGGGCAGGAGACAGTGTCAGGTGGGCAGTTTGACTGGGGCGGTCGCCTCCTAAAGTGTAACGGAGGCGCCCAAAGGTTCCCTCAGAATGGTTGGACATCATTCGTAGAGTGCAAAGGCATAAGGGAGCTTGACTGCGAGACCTACAAGTCGAGCAGGGTCGAAAGACGGGCTTAGTGATCCGGTGGTTCCGCATGGAAGGGCCATCGCTCAACGGATAAAAGCTACCCCGGGGATAACAGGCTTATCTCCCCCAAGAGTCCACATCGACGGGGAGGTTTGGCACCTCGATGTCGGCTCATCGCATCCTGGGGCTGTAGTCGGTCCCAAGGGTTGGGCTGTTCGCCCATTAAAGCGGTACGCGAGCTGGGTTCAGAACGTCGTGAGACAGTTCGGTCCCTATCCGTCGCGGGCGCAGGAAATTTGAGAGGAGCTGTCCTTAGTACGAGAGGACCGGGATGGACACACCGCTGGTGTACCAGTTGTCTTGCCAAAGGCATCGCTGGGTAGCTATGTGTGGACGGGATAAATGCTGAAAGCATCTAAGCATGAAGCCCCCCTCAAGATGAGATTTCCCATTACATTTGTAAGTAAGATCCCTCAAAGATGATGAGGTGGATAGGTCCGGGGTGGAAGCGTGGCGACACGTGCAGCTGACGGATACTAATCGATCGAGGACTTAACCTATATGAAATGCCGAAGCGGTCGTTTAGACACGACAGGCATAAGATGGTTCGGCGAAGTGGCGCTTTTTGCCACACAGCCGGAACGGCTTATGACCCGAGTGTCTGACCGCTGAGGCTGGACAGTTTTAAAGTATGGTTGAACTTGAAGTCGCAACAATGTCTCTTTTATCCGGTTTTGAGCGAACAAAATTATTTATTTTTGAAAAAACGCTTGAAGTATTCACCAGATATGGTATAATAAATCTTGTCCTGTGAAAATAGTCCAGTGATGATGGCGAAGAGGTCACACCCGTTCCCATACCGAACACGGAAGTTAAGCTCTTCAGCGCTGATGGTAGTAGGGGGCTTCCCCCTGTGAGAGTAAGACGTCGCTGGGCGGTCATTCACAAAGCAATTATCGTATTATTCCGCAGTAGCTCAGTGGTAGAGCAATCGGCTGTTAACCGATCGGTCGTAGGTTCGAGTCCTACCTGCGGAGCCAATTGGAGAGCTGTCCGAGTGGCCGAAGGAGCACGATTGGAAATCGTGTATACGCTAACCGCGTATCAAGGGTTCAAATCCCTTGCTCTCCGCCAGTTTTAAATTCTACATATGGCCCCTTGGTCAAGCGGTTAAGACACCGCCCTTTCACGGCGGTAACACGGGTTCGAATCCCGTAGGGGTCACCATTCTAACCAACAGACTTTCCACTTATATTGTGATTTCTGTTTAAAGTGGGAGAAGCAAGCAGGTCGCGGAAGCGATTGAAAGAAAGAGGGAGCGTACTTTAGTACGTGACCGAGTGAGTGAAAGAAGCTGACAAAGAGATGCGCAGCTTATCACACTTTAAACCTGGAGGATTAGCTCAGCTGGGAGAGCACCTGCCTTACAAGCAGGGGGTCGGCGGTTCGAACCCGTCATCCTCCACCATATAATTATCACATAAATAGTATTATCGCGGGGTGGAGCAAATCTCATCACGCAGAATGAGATTTGTGTAATTTCCTAAAAGGAAATTACAACTAAGTCCCAAAACAAAGTAATATGCGTAGGATTTAAAGTTCCTACAACTAACATTATCGCGGGGTGGAGCAGTGGTAGCTCGTCGGGCTCATAACCCGAAGGTCGCAGGTTCAAATCCTGTCCCCGCAACCAAATGGTCCCGTGGTGTAGCGGTTAACATGCCTGCCTGTCACGCAGGAGATCGCCGGTTCGATCCCGGTCGGGACCGCCATATGTGGCTCAGTAGCTCAGTCGGTAGAGCAAAGGACTGAAAATCCTTGTGTCGGCGGTTCGATTCCGTCCTGAGCCACCATTTTAATTTAATTATGTTGCCGGTGTAGCTCAGTTGGTAGAGCAACTGACTTGTAATCAGTAGGTCGTGGGTTCGACTCCTATCGCCGGCACCATTTTTCCCATGGTGGGGTAGCGAAGTGGCTAAACGCGGCGGACTGTAAATCCGCTCCCTCCGGGTTCGGCGGTTCGAATCCGTCCCCCACCACCATTTTTACAGGGGCATAGTTTAACGGTAGAATAGAGGTCTCCAAAACCTTTGGTGTGGGTTCGATTCCTACTGCCCCTGCCATTACTGTTTAAGTTTAATATTATGGCGGTTGTGGCGAAGTGGTTAACGCATCGGATTGTGGTTCCGACATTCGAGGGTTCGATTCCCTTCAGCCGCCCCATTTACGTTATACTTTTAATATTTTTTACGGCGATTGTGGCGAAGTGGTTAACGCATCGGATTGTGGTTCCGACATTCGAGGGTTCGATTCCCTTCAGTCGCCCCATTTATCTTTGGGGTATAGCCAAGCGGTAAGGCAACGGACTTTGACTCCGTCATTCGTTGGTTCGAATCCAGCTACCCCAGTTTTTGCGGAAGTAGTTCAGTGGTAGAATACGACCTTGCCAAGGTCGGGGTCGCGGGTTCGAATCCCGTCTTCCGCTCCACTTTTCTTACGGCGGCATAGCCAAGCGGTAAGGCACGGGTCTGCAACACCCTTACCACCGGTTCGATTCCGGTTGCCGCCTCCATAATTTTATATGCTGTATGTAAGTTTTTATTATGCCCGAGTGGTGGAATGGCAGACACGTCGCACTCAAAATGCGATGCCGCGAGGCGTGCCGGTTCAAGTCCGGCCTCGGGTATCCACGTCAAAAAGATACAACCTCTGTTGTATCTTTTTGTTTTTCTAATTTGAAAAAGGCTCCTTTCCGCGAAAACGGAAGGAGCCTTTTTATTGGGTAGATCGCTTCCCTTAATCCAATTCGATGGACGGTTGTTCAGCCGATAAAATAAATGAAGTTGAGTCTCCACCACTAATGCTTGTAAACATATTTCCACATGCTGTAACAAGTTTCAAAGCCTCGTCGTCAGGCATGGAAGGATTAAGAAAAAGAACATGCAAGGCTGATGTCGTCTCTTCTGTAACTGCTGTTCGAACAGAGTCTACGAAAGGACTGCCGAAGGGGCTGTAGTCATCTTTAAGCAAGAGAATGTTTGCAAGCGAGTTGAAACGTCCATTTAAGCCGTCATATCCGTCCTCTTCACCACCTCTTAGCAAATGGACATTTCCAGTGATTTTATTTAAATCATAGATGCCAGCCGGAATCTCATATTGCAGAGAAAAGAATGTATTTAAATCTACAGCGCTATGGTATGGATGTAAGTAGTTTTGTTTTTTAATCCTTCTAAATAGAGCCTCTGCTGACGGTCGATAACGATTAGGGTCTGAGCCGAAAGCTTTCCATATTTCCCTCCACGCTTTTATATTAGGGAAATCTATGAGGGGCTTTTTCTCTAATTCAAAGAAAAGCTGTTCTTGAAATAATTGTAATCTCCCTTTTAGCATTTGAGGGGATTCTGACACTGTAATTTTGGTATAATGGTTAATGCCCAATTTCAACCCGGGAACAATTTTTAAAAGTTCATTGTTTAATTCAATCTTCATAGTTATCACCCTCGATTACTTTTCATCAATCTTATCATATAGGAGGCGTAATGTTGTGAATGTCGCCCAATTGCAGAACTCGTTAAAAGAATATGCGGCTTCTATCGGTATCGATAAAATTGGATTTACAACCGCAGCGCCTTTTCTCGAATTGAAAAATCGTTTAAGGCGACAACAAGAATTAGGATATCAGTCCGGTTTTGAAGAAAGTGATATTGAAAAACGTACTGAACCTACACTGTTGCTCGATCGTGCAGAAAGCATTTTGTCGATAGCTATTGCCTACCCCTCAAAAATGCAGAACTCACCTAAAGGCAAAAAGGGGGAACGACGCGGAATCTTTTGCAGGGCCTCTTGGGGAACGGATTACCATCATGTTCTCCGTGAGAAGCTTCAGCTATTGGAACAATTTATAGCTGAACGGGTGCCAGATGCAAAAATGCGATCCATGGTCGATACAGGGGAACTTTCAGATCGTGCTGTTGCACAGCGTGCTGGTATTGGTTGGTCTGCGAAAAACTGTGCGGTCATAACTCCGGAATTTGGATCGTATGTCTACTTAGGTGAAATGATCACGAATATACCGTTTGAACCGGATGTCCCTATGGAAGATCAATGTGGTGATTGTACCCTTTGTTTAGATGCGTGCCCGACAGGCGCTTTGATCCAAGGTGGACAGTTAAATGCTCAACGGTGCATAGCGTTTTTAACACAGACCAAAAAGCCGATACCTGAGGAATTCAGGACTAAAATTGGTAATCGGGTATACGGTTGTGATACGTGTCAGACCATCTGTCCTAAAAATAAAGGAATGTATAATTTACACCAATCCGCGTTTCAACCTGAACCGGAATTGGTGAAGCCTCTATTGGTTCCTATGTTAAGTTTGTCCAACAGGGAATTTAAGGAGACTTACGGGCATATGTCAGGCTCATGGAGGGGGAAGAACCCGATACAGCGTAATGCAATCATTGCACTTGCCCATTTCAAAGATGAGTCAGCCGTACCGACATTGTCCGAACTGATCGTGAAGGATCCGCGGCCGCTAATTCGGGGCACAGCTGCCTGGGCGCTTGGAGAGATTGGTTCAAGCGAAGGGTTGTCTGCCATCGAAAATGCGTTAGTGTCCGAGCAAGATCCGGAAGTCCGAATGGAAATGGAAAAAGTATTGGAAACTATATAAGGGAAGTGCTGAAATGGCGATACATGTCGCGTTATTCGAACCATTAATACCCGCGAATACTGGAAACATTGCACGTACTTGTGCCGGGACAGGAACGAAGCTTCATCTAATAAAGCCGCTTGGATTTTCGACGGATGATAAAATGTTGAAACGTGCAGGATTGGATTATTGGCAATATGTAGACATCACTTATCATGAAGGAATACAGGAGTTCTTTGATGCATTTCCTGATGCGACATTCTATTTCATCACGAAGTTCGGTGAAAAGACGTATTCAAACTTCGATTTTTCGGATCAAACTAAAGATGTATTTTTTGTTTTTGGTAAAGAGACGACTGGCTTGCCGGATGAAGTGATTATGAACAATAAAGAAACTTGCTTACGTATACCGATGAATGGAAATATCCGATCCTTGAATTTATCCAATACGGCTTCCATTCTTATATACGAAGCATTAAGGCAACAATCATTTCTGGATCTAAAATAAAAAAACGGGACAGCCATTTCTGGCATGTCCCGTTTTTAAATTCTTATTTTTTTACTTTACCAGGCTTGTCTTCATAGCCACCTGTAAGGATAGCTGATAGGAATGCAAAGCATACGCCTATGATAAGGATTAGTTTCATCAGATGTACCTCCTGTAAAATCATTAGTCCTTCATATAGTATACCCTAAAACAAACGTGATTGTAATGACTGACTAAAAAATTTGTGTCAGTTTCATTACAAGAAGCATTTGTATTTCGGAAAATGCCCACTTAACGATACAATGGAAGAAACACGGTGAAGGGGGAAGTGCAATGAAAATATTTGATGACAAAATCACACTTGTGAATGGCGTTCAAATGCCACAGCTTGGATTAGGCGTCTACAAGATGACGAATCCTGAGGAAACGTTGGAGGCAATTTCTTATGCATTACAAATCGGCTATAGAGCCGTTGACACAGCTGCGATTTACAACAACGAGAAGGAAACTGGAGAAGCCGTCCGACAATCGGGTATTCCACGTGAGGAATTATTCATCACATCTAAAGTTTGGAATGATGATCAAGGCTATGATGAAACGTTAAGAGCTTTCGAGGCATCCCTTGAGCGACTCGGAATGGATTATTTGGATTTGTATTTAACGCATTGGCCAGTGGCAGGTAAATATGTTGATACATATAGAGCCATCGAGAGGCTTTATGATGAAAAGCTTGTTCGTTCGACAGGTGTTTCCAATCACCATATTCATCATTTGGAGAACATCTTCAATGTAGCAAACGTGAAGCCGATGGTGAATCAAATCGAATTGCATCCGCTACTCACACAAGAGACTTTACGGAATTTCTGTCATGATCATGAAATTGCTGTCACCTCATGGTCGCCATTGGCAAGGGGCGGGCTTATGGACAATCCATTATTGAACGAAATAGGATTAAAATACGGAAAATCCCCGGCACAGGTAATTATAAAATGGCATCTCCAACACGGATTAATTGTCATTCCTAAATCTGTGACACCGGATCGTATAAAATCCAATATCGAAGTTAAAGATTTCGAATTAGCACCGGAAGATATGATGAAGATTGATTCACTAAACAAGGATGAACGAACAGGAACAAACCCAGAAAAATTTGATGAAGCATAATGTAAGAAAAAACCGGAGAGATGGTAATCATCTACTCCGGTTCTTTTAATGGATTTCAATATTAGTTTGTTTTAGTGTAAATGGATGTATGAATTGTACTTTCTTTGCTGTCAAACGATACGTACCGTCCTCAGTTTCACTGCCCCCGTATAATATGTCCCCTTTGACGGGATGTCCAATATGGGAAAAGTGCACGCGGATCTGATGTGTCCTTCCAGTTTCGAGGCTTGCTTCAACAAGTGTTGAGTCATCGAACCGTTCAATAATCTTAAAGCGCGTGACGGCATCTTGTCCACCCGGAGTAACGCGTCGTCTTGTTGGATGGTGACGATCGCGTCCAATAGGATATTGAAGCGTTCCTCTAATCCGTTTCAGCCTGCCATCCACTTCTGCATGGTAGATCCGGGTAATTGAACGTTCCTCGATCATCCGGTCGAAAAGTGCTTTCGCAATCGGGTGTTTCGCAACAAGTATGATCCCTTCCGTGCCTTTATCAAGGCGATGAACATGCTCAGCGTATGCACCACCATTATTAACGACATGGGCCATGACCGCATTTATGAAAGTATGGCCTTTATCGTTCTCATCAGGATGCGTTGCCATTCCTGCCGGCTTTTTGGCGGCGATGAGATGTTCATCCTCGAAAAGTATTGTAACGCTCTTGTTCTCATCAGGTTTGTAGGAAGACTGTGCATCTTTGAAATGAAAGAGCAGCTCCGTCCCTTCTGCGAGGGGGGTCCGCCAGTCCAAAGGAACTCCTGCGCTATCTGTAACTGCCTTGTCCATTCTCATTTGATGGACGGTTTTTTTACCAGCTTGCCAATCATTACGTAGAAGTCCTTCAATTGTTACTCCGTATTTTGTCGTCTCATAACGAAAAGAAGTCATGTCGCTATTCATCACTTTTCATCATACTCTCTAAAGAATGTGCGAATTGTTTCTTTGATTTGCTCATCATTACCTTCAGGCAAACCAACAATGCGTTTCACTTCTTTGCCGTCCTTATAATGGACAAGGGCTGGCCAAGATTGAATTCCGTACGGGCCGGATTGATCACCGAATTCCAACATATTGAATTGATTTACTTCGATACCTTCTTCTTTTGCAACCGGCATAAGGAGAGGAGTCATCGCCATGCAATATTGGCACTCAGGGTGGAAGAAATACGCAGTAACAGATTCACCTGATACGACCTTTTCATATAATTCATCAGGAAGGACGATGTTGCTGTAATTTTCATTACCTATTAGAGCGATGGTAGACTTCTCAAGTTTGTCTTTTCCGTAAGGGTTATCTTTCAACTTTTCCTTATCGGATTGATTGGATAACACAACGATCAATGCGAAGATGGCGATAATGACCCCACCAATGATAAATAACTTTTTCAATTCAATGAGACTCCTTCTGCGCTTTCATTAAGAAAAGGCTTGTAATGAGGATTAAAACGAATGCCGTCAATGCCATGAACGGAATCGTGATGAATCCGAGATAATTTACATACTGCCCTGTACAAGGGACATTTCCACATACAGGAGCGCTGTCATGCAAGAACGTTAACTTTTGCAGGCTGTAATGATAAATTGAAATCGATCCGCCCACAATTGAAAATATTGCAGTTGTCAAAGCGATTCTGGCATTTTTTTGATACAAAGCGATACCTGAAATTAGGACAATCGGATACATAAGGATTCGCTGATACCAACAAAATGTGCAAGGTTCAAACCCTCGGACCTCCGAATAATACAAGGAACCAAGCATCGCGATAAGGGAAGTAGTGAAGATAAAAATTAGGCCATTCTCCAACCTTTTCTGCATTGCCTCAACTCCTATTTCTGTTACTCATCTTCGATTATACGTTCTGGGCGTAACCGTGTAAAATAATCGGAATCACATGATATTTCTTCGTTAATTATGGGTATAAAATATGAAGAAAGGGTGAAATGTGGATGAGCGAAGAAATTGATTTATCGTCATTTGAAATGAGCATGATTATCCGCGAGATGGAAGAGGATGATATTGAAAAGATTTTGCAAATGCAGAAGGTCTGTTTCCCGGGTATGGATCCATGGGAAGTGGGACATTTGAAAAGTCATCTATCCATTTTTCCAGAGGGGCAGTTCGTTGCCGAGTTGGATGGAGAAATAATAGGTTCCTGTTCAAGCCTGATCATTAATTTTGATGAGTATGATGACAGGCATACATGGGATGATATTTCCGACAACGGTTATATTACGAATCATAATCCGGAAGGGTATAACTTATATGGAATTGAAGTGATGGTCCATCCAGAATATCGGAGGATGAAGGTTGGTCAAAGACTATATGAAGCACGTAAAGAGTTAGTGCAAAGACTGAACTTGAAATCAATTATTATTGGTGGCAGGATTCCGAACTATCATCGATATGCTTCAGAAATGTCTGCAAGAGAATATGTAGACGCGGTAACAAGGCATAAAATCTACGATCCGGTTCTGACATTTCAATTATTGAATGATTTTACATTGATGAGGATCAATCCGAATTACTTACCTGATGATAAAGCTTCAAAGCGATATGCCACCTTGATGGAGTGGAATAATGTCGACTATAAAGCGACGACTAAACGCCATTTTAAGACAAGCTATCCTGTCCGGATATGCGTTGTACAATACTTGATGCGAAAGATTTCATGCTTCGAAGAGATGGCGCATCAATGTGAGTATTTTGTGGATGTAGCTTCCGATGCAAACTCTGACTTCGTCGTATTCCCTGAAATATTCACAACGCAGCTTATGTCTTTCTTAGACGAGCCATCACCAAGCCGTGCTGTCCGGAAGATGACGGAATACACACCACAATACATCGAACTGTTTACGAATCTTGCTGTCCGATATAATGTGAACATTATCGGGGGGTCCCATTTCGTTGAAGAAGAGGATGAAGAAGTTTATAACATAGCGTATCTTTTCAGACGCGATGGATCGATCGAAAAGCAATACAAGCTTCATATTACGCCTAATGAGCGGAAATGGTGGGGCATCAGTCAAGGAGATTCTGTTCGTGTTTTTGACACGGATTGTGGGAAGATTGCCATTCAAATATGCTATGACATTGAATTCCCGGAGCTTGCTCGTATCGCGACGGATAAAGGGGCAAACATTATCTTCATCCCGTTTTGTACAGAGGACCGTCAAGGCTATTTAAGAGTACGGTATTGTGCGCAGGCAAGGGCGATTGAAAATCAGATTTACACCGTCATTTCAGGAACAGTAGGTAACTTGCCACAAACGGAAAACATGGATATCCAATACGCACAATCCGCCATTTTCTCCCCATCCGATTTCGAATTCGCACGCGACGGAATAGTCGGAGAAACGAATGCGAACCTCGAGATGGTACTCATTGGTGACGTGGACCTTGAGATTTTACGAAGACAGCGGCAAGACGGAACAGTAAAACAACTAAAAGACCGCCGCCATGATATCTATAGTGTGGAGTATAAGAAGGATTAAGGTTGTATTTAAATTAATATTTATGGAAAGATGATGTGAAGATTGAAGCGGAAGGCGGCGACTCCAGCGGGAACAGCGCGAGCT contains:
- a CDS encoding phenylalanine--tRNA ligase beta subunit-related protein, with product MKIELNNELLKIVPGLKLGINHYTKITVSESPQMLKGRLQLFQEQLFFELEKKPLIDFPNIKAWREIWKAFGSDPNRYRPSAEALFRRIKKQNYLHPYHSAVDLNTFFSLQYEIPAGIYDLNKITGNVHLLRGGEEDGYDGLNGRFNSLANILLLKDDYSPFGSPFVDSVRTAVTEETTSALHVLFLNPSMPDDEALKLVTACGNMFTSISGGDSTSFILSAEQPSIELD
- the queG gene encoding tRNA epoxyqueuosine(34) reductase QueG produces the protein MNVAQLQNSLKEYAASIGIDKIGFTTAAPFLELKNRLRRQQELGYQSGFEESDIEKRTEPTLLLDRAESILSIAIAYPSKMQNSPKGKKGERRGIFCRASWGTDYHHVLREKLQLLEQFIAERVPDAKMRSMVDTGELSDRAVAQRAGIGWSAKNCAVITPEFGSYVYLGEMITNIPFEPDVPMEDQCGDCTLCLDACPTGALIQGGQLNAQRCIAFLTQTKKPIPEEFRTKIGNRVYGCDTCQTICPKNKGMYNLHQSAFQPEPELVKPLLVPMLSLSNREFKETYGHMSGSWRGKNPIQRNAIIALAHFKDESAVPTLSELIVKDPRPLIRGTAAWALGEIGSSEGLSAIENALVSEQDPEVRMEMEKVLETI
- the trmL gene encoding tRNA (uridine(34)/cytosine(34)/5-carboxymethylaminomethyluridine(34)-2'-O)-methyltransferase TrmL — its product is MAIHVALFEPLIPANTGNIARTCAGTGTKLHLIKPLGFSTDDKMLKRAGLDYWQYVDITYHEGIQEFFDAFPDATFYFITKFGEKTYSNFDFSDQTKDVFFVFGKETTGLPDEVIMNNKETCLRIPMNGNIRSLNLSNTASILIYEALRQQSFLDLK
- a CDS encoding aldo/keto reductase, yielding MKIFDDKITLVNGVQMPQLGLGVYKMTNPEETLEAISYALQIGYRAVDTAAIYNNEKETGEAVRQSGIPREELFITSKVWNDDQGYDETLRAFEASLERLGMDYLDLYLTHWPVAGKYVDTYRAIERLYDEKLVRSTGVSNHHIHHLENIFNVANVKPMVNQIELHPLLTQETLRNFCHDHEIAVTSWSPLARGGLMDNPLLNEIGLKYGKSPAQVIIKWHLQHGLIVIPKSVTPDRIKSNIEVKDFELAPEDMMKIDSLNKDERTGTNPEKFDEA
- a CDS encoding RluA family pseudouridine synthase: MNSDMTSFRYETTKYGVTIEGLLRNDWQAGKKTVHQMRMDKAVTDSAGVPLDWRTPLAEGTELLFHFKDAQSSYKPDENKSVTILFEDEHLIAAKKPAGMATHPDENDKGHTFINAVMAHVVNNGGAYAEHVHRLDKGTEGIILVAKHPIAKALFDRMIEERSITRIYHAEVDGRLKRIRGTLQYPIGRDRHHPTRRRVTPGGQDAVTRFKIIERFDDSTLVEASLETGRTHQIRVHFSHIGHPVKGDILYGGSETEDGTYRLTAKKVQFIHPFTLKQTNIEIH
- a CDS encoding thioredoxin family protein, translated to MKKLFIIGGVIIAIFALIVVLSNQSDKEKLKDNPYGKDKLEKSTIALIGNENYSNIVLPDELYEKVVSGESVTAYFFHPECQYCMAMTPLLMPVAKEEGIEVNQFNMLEFGDQSGPYGIQSWPALVHYKDGKEVKRIVGLPEGNDEQIKETIRTFFREYDEK
- a CDS encoding disulfide oxidoreductase, which translates into the protein MQKRLENGLIFIFTTSLIAMLGSLYYSEVRGFEPCTFCWYQRILMYPIVLISGIALYQKNARIALTTAIFSIVGGSISIYHYSLQKLTFLHDSAPVCGNVPCTGQYVNYLGFITIPFMALTAFVLILITSLFLMKAQKESH